One Virgibacillus proomii DNA window includes the following coding sequences:
- the mbcS gene encoding acyl-CoA synthetase MbcS yields the protein MNREALIAPDHYNIAMEMERHAQDPEKLALIMEDHSGDTHTLTYRELIKRANQIGNVFLDSGLKKGDKILVMLPRLLAAYEVYLAALKTGIIIIPSSEMLRTKDLQYRITHGGVSGVVSYYPYVDQFTGIQEYGQLIKFVIGKTEDNWFYLDGLIDDASNRLEIVSTSKDDIAFLPYTSGTTGNPKGVVHTHGWGYAHFKIAAHHWLAINEGDRVWATASPGWQKWVWSPFLSVLGSGATGFVYNGKFSANKHLQLLADYQINVLCSTPTEYRMMAKADNLDKYQLPALHSAVSAGEPLNVEVINTFKRYFNITVRDGYGQTENTLLLGFLKDMEVKPGSMGKPTPGNEVDIIDEDGKLVASGEVGDIAVKLDCPALFKEYYKDTERTKRSRRGDYYITGDQAYKDKDGYFWFEGRRDDIIISSGYTIGPFEVEDALVKHPVVQECAVIASPDEIRGNIVKAFIVLKEGVQPTDDLITELQNHVKAMTGPYKYPRKIEFIHELPKTPSGKTRRVILRQQEQLKPEVD from the coding sequence TTGAACAGAGAGGCATTAATTGCTCCGGATCATTATAATATCGCGATGGAAATGGAGCGCCATGCACAAGATCCAGAAAAACTAGCCTTAATTATGGAGGATCATTCAGGAGATACTCACACACTTACATATAGGGAGCTTATAAAAAGGGCAAATCAAATTGGAAACGTTTTCCTTGATAGTGGATTGAAAAAAGGAGATAAAATTTTAGTCATGTTACCGCGCTTATTAGCAGCTTATGAAGTATATTTAGCAGCACTGAAAACCGGTATTATTATTATTCCAAGTTCTGAGATGTTACGGACAAAGGACTTACAATATCGTATTACACATGGCGGAGTTAGCGGGGTTGTCAGCTATTATCCTTATGTTGATCAATTTACTGGTATTCAAGAATACGGTCAGCTGATTAAATTTGTGATTGGAAAGACTGAAGATAACTGGTTTTATTTGGATGGACTAATAGACGATGCTAGTAATCGTTTAGAAATTGTTTCTACTAGTAAAGATGATATTGCTTTTTTGCCATACACATCCGGAACAACTGGTAATCCAAAAGGTGTTGTACATACTCATGGCTGGGGATATGCCCATTTTAAAATTGCAGCTCATCATTGGTTGGCGATTAACGAGGGAGATCGAGTTTGGGCGACAGCCAGCCCGGGCTGGCAAAAATGGGTGTGGAGCCCATTTCTTTCTGTCCTTGGTTCTGGAGCAACCGGGTTTGTCTATAACGGAAAATTTAGTGCCAATAAACACTTACAATTACTAGCTGATTACCAGATTAATGTACTCTGTAGTACACCTACAGAATATCGGATGATGGCAAAAGCTGATAACCTTGATAAGTATCAATTACCCGCATTGCATAGCGCTGTTTCAGCTGGTGAACCATTAAATGTTGAAGTCATTAATACATTTAAACGGTATTTTAATATAACGGTTCGTGATGGTTATGGCCAGACAGAAAATACATTATTACTTGGATTTTTAAAAGATATGGAGGTGAAACCTGGATCCATGGGAAAACCAACACCAGGTAATGAGGTCGATATTATTGACGAAGATGGCAAGCTCGTTGCTTCAGGTGAAGTAGGTGACATTGCTGTAAAACTTGATTGTCCTGCCCTTTTTAAAGAATATTATAAGGATACCGAACGTACTAAGAGATCAAGGCGAGGAGACTATTATATTACTGGTGACCAAGCTTATAAGGATAAAGACGGTTACTTTTGGTTTGAAGGAAGAAGGGATGATATTATCATTAGCTCCGGTTATACAATAGGTCCATTTGAAGTGGAAGATGCGCTTGTAAAGCATCCGGTGGTTCAAGAATGTGCAGTAATTGCGAGTCCGGATGAAATACGTGGAAACATTGTGAAGGCTTTTATTGTTCTAAAAGAAGGAGTTCAACCAACGGATGACTTAATAACCGAGCTGCAAAATCATGTAAAAGCAATGACAGGTCCCTATAAATATCCAAGAAAAATTGAGTTCATTCATGAACTGCCGAAAACGCCCTCCGGAAAAACGCGTAGAGTCATTTTACGACAACAAGAACAATTAAAACCGGAAGTAGATTAG
- a CDS encoding ABC transporter permease, with the protein MTTVLLRKEGLENWRNKKWIWVPLVFILLAIMDPITNYYLPEIIESVGGLADGTVIELPDFTPEDAIMMSLGQYSSLGVLVIILLSMGTIAGERKSGVLELILVKPVSYSKFIIAKWLSLLLLIWLSFIIGMLTSWYYINILYGEIAFTTVLLVIFYYGLYFSLVCTLSIFYNAIVNSPGLVAFFTILTAIIISVVTKLFGKHMVWSPAKLTDHIEEMLITGNVTSDLISTTIVSILLILTLLFAAIYGFTQKQKKGS; encoded by the coding sequence ATGACTACAGTTTTACTCAGAAAAGAAGGCTTAGAAAATTGGCGAAATAAGAAATGGATATGGGTACCACTTGTCTTTATTCTTTTAGCTATTATGGATCCGATTACGAATTATTATCTCCCGGAAATTATAGAATCTGTCGGTGGCTTAGCTGATGGAACTGTTATTGAATTACCTGATTTCACACCAGAAGATGCAATTATGATGAGCCTAGGACAATATTCCAGTTTAGGAGTATTGGTTATTATTCTGTTATCTATGGGAACAATTGCCGGGGAAAGAAAAAGCGGTGTTTTAGAACTGATTCTGGTTAAACCTGTCTCCTATTCAAAATTCATTATTGCCAAATGGCTTTCATTATTACTATTAATATGGCTTTCTTTCATTATTGGAATGCTAACAAGCTGGTATTATATTAATATTCTATACGGAGAAATAGCATTCACCACGGTTCTACTTGTTATTTTCTATTATGGACTTTACTTCAGCCTTGTTTGCACCCTTTCTATTTTTTACAATGCCATTGTCAACTCACCTGGACTAGTAGCCTTTTTCACGATACTTACAGCTATTATCATTAGTGTAGTAACGAAATTGTTTGGAAAACATATGGTATGGAGTCCTGCTAAATTAACAGATCATATTGAGGAGATGTTAATAACAGGAAACGTTACTTCTGATTTAATTTCTACTACAATCGTTAGTATATTGCTTATCCTCACCCTATTATTTGCCGCAATTTATGGATTTACTCAAAAACAGAAAAAGGGTTCCTAA
- a CDS encoding DUF1648 domain-containing protein: MSTMLLAIIFIPLCLFFIFTPYLTRKTESFGVSIPEKIYYTTEMKRMRKQYAMVTGAMSIFILGSIIALSLFKFNDNLANLLIVIIIVGTIMMHFLIYYFFHRIMKRKKQAADWKNDRTEKIFIHMKFHNQQLRYSNKWFIIPFVAFLTTITITYYFYDKLPQELAINYDLLGNGTNFVTKSYISALALPITQLFLLSLFLGVNILIGKVKQQISAENPKKSLQQNVMFRRRWSAFIVLSGVLLTLLLFLGRLAAIFPNIQPVYTIATIAINLFLFIGAVFLVFSTGQSGSRIKLPDERNEAVIDRDDDRYWKLGQFYVNKNDPAIFLEKRFGIGWTINLGKPLSWIIMFIFLLVILGLVLLTH, translated from the coding sequence ATGAGCACAATGCTTTTAGCTATTATTTTCATACCACTCTGTCTCTTTTTCATTTTTACACCTTATTTGACAAGAAAAACCGAAAGTTTTGGTGTATCGATTCCAGAAAAAATTTACTATACAACTGAAATGAAAAGGATGCGAAAGCAATATGCAATGGTTACAGGTGCTATGAGTATCTTTATTTTGGGTTCCATCATTGCATTAAGTCTATTTAAATTCAATGACAATCTAGCTAATCTGCTTATCGTTATCATCATTGTTGGCACAATCATGATGCACTTCCTTATTTATTATTTTTTTCACCGAATAATGAAACGAAAAAAGCAAGCTGCAGATTGGAAAAATGACAGAACAGAAAAAATATTTATTCATATGAAATTTCATAATCAGCAATTAAGGTATTCGAACAAATGGTTTATTATACCATTTGTTGCTTTTCTGACAACCATTACCATTACCTACTATTTCTATGATAAGCTTCCTCAAGAACTCGCTATTAATTATGATTTACTGGGAAACGGCACAAACTTTGTTACGAAGTCTTATATTTCTGCTCTTGCTTTACCGATAACTCAGCTATTTTTATTAAGCTTGTTCTTAGGGGTAAACATTCTAATCGGCAAGGTGAAACAACAAATTAGTGCAGAAAATCCGAAAAAATCGCTGCAACAAAATGTGATGTTTCGTAGAAGATGGTCAGCTTTTATTGTATTAAGCGGGGTATTACTAACTTTATTGTTATTCTTAGGAAGATTAGCAGCCATATTTCCCAATATACAGCCGGTATATACTATAGCAACGATCGCTATCAACCTTTTTTTGTTCATTGGTGCTGTTTTTTTAGTTTTTTCAACTGGTCAAAGTGGTAGTCGAATCAAGCTTCCCGATGAGCGAAATGAAGCAGTCATTGATCGTGATGATGATCGTTATTGGAAACTTGGACAATTTTATGTTAATAAAAATGATCCAGCTATCTTTTTAGAAAAACGATTTGGGATTGGTTGGACTATAAACTTGGGAAAGCCGCTCTCATGGATCATTATGTTTATATTTTTACTAGTTATACTTGGTTTAGTCCTATTAACTCACTAA
- a CDS encoding PLDc N-terminal domain-containing protein translates to MQEVFESVNWSVVTPFIVIQCILMIVALVDWAKNKYTNGSRIMWLFIIILLNIIGPILYFIFGRRQQ, encoded by the coding sequence TTGCAAGAAGTATTCGAATCGGTAAACTGGTCAGTGGTTACTCCGTTTATTGTTATTCAATGTATTTTAATGATTGTTGCTTTAGTCGATTGGGCAAAAAACAAGTATACTAATGGGTCAAGGATAATGTGGTTATTTATCATAATATTACTTAATATAATTGGACCGATTCTGTACTTTATATTCGGAAGGAGACAACAATAA
- a CDS encoding helix-turn-helix domain-containing protein yields MSEKIAYNIKFLREQHGWTQKELAEKLLLSRSVIAKWENHTVTPDITSLIKLSDIFKISLDHLVGNYSFQEDLMREFKRIYGSSPAAFDKEVVELVEYIMTYPEFKERIFQLKQLSIKKQRSIHRLLGDIIYQYKQL; encoded by the coding sequence ATGAGTGAAAAAATTGCATACAACATCAAATTTTTACGAGAACAACATGGGTGGACACAAAAAGAACTAGCTGAGAAACTGCTTCTCTCCCGATCTGTGATTGCAAAATGGGAGAATCACACCGTTACCCCTGACATTACTTCGCTTATCAAGCTTTCTGATATCTTTAAAATATCACTTGACCATTTAGTAGGGAATTATTCATTTCAAGAAGATTTGATGAGAGAATTTAAACGTATCTATGGCTCTTCTCCTGCCGCCTTCGATAAAGAAGTAGTGGAATTAGTTGAATATATAATGACCTACCCAGAATTTAAAGAAAGAATCTTTCAACTTAAACAGCTTTCCATTAAGAAGCAACGCTCCATTCACAGACTTTTAGGAGACATCATTTATCAATACAAGCAATTATAA
- a CDS encoding GntR family transcriptional regulator yields the protein MFISLDFEGKVPIYLQLCRQIVEGIAKQELLPGDTLPSVRSLAADIGINLHTVNKAYQQLKQDGFLQIHRQKGVVVNPDGIPRANKAYKASLQKELRPIIAESICRDLTKEEFYIICEEIYADFNKGSDHQ from the coding sequence TTGTTTATTTCTTTAGATTTTGAAGGAAAAGTTCCAATTTATTTACAGTTATGTAGACAAATTGTAGAAGGAATTGCAAAACAAGAATTACTTCCAGGTGATACATTACCGTCTGTACGATCGCTTGCAGCTGATATCGGAATCAACTTACATACGGTAAATAAAGCCTATCAACAATTAAAACAGGATGGTTTTTTACAAATTCATCGTCAAAAAGGGGTTGTCGTTAATCCAGATGGTATACCAAGGGCGAATAAAGCATATAAAGCTTCTTTACAAAAAGAGCTACGTCCCATCATTGCCGAGAGTATATGTCGTGATTTAACAAAGGAAGAATTTTATATCATCTGTGAAGAAATCTATGCAGACTTTAATAAAGGAAGTGATCATCAATGA
- a CDS encoding ATP-dependent Clp protease ATP-binding subunit produces the protein MLCQNCKKNEANINVAMQINNQQMQMHLCRECFRKLQGQMMNSNDFFSYSPFNNAFGAFSASGNENGSPKMGTRTKQQNGYQGNGLLDQLGKNLSHEARSGAIDPVIGRDNEVKRVIETLNRRNKNNPVLIGEPGVGKTAIAEGLALKIAEGDVPTKLLNKEIYTLDVASLVANTGIRGQFEERMKQLIQELQERQDVILFVDEIHLIVGAGTAESSQMDAGNILKPALARGDIQLIGATTLKEYRQIEKDAALERRLQPIIVEEPTPEEAVQILQGIKDRYEKFHEVRYSDEAIEACVNLSKRYIQDRYLPDKAIDLMDEVGSRLNLANSSKDSESIRQRLEEITKEKEAAAEREDYERAAHLRYQEIQLQKQLEKAKGEEQVIDVDISDIQLIVEEKTGIPVTKLQADEQEKMKNLAKNLGAKVIGQKEAVDKVAKAIRRSRAGLKSKERPIGSFLFVGPTGVGKTELTKVLAEELFGSRDSLIRLDMSEYMEKHAVSKIIGSPPGYVGHEEAGQLTEKVRRNPYSIILLDEIEKAHPDVQNMFLQIMEDGHLTDSQGRTVSFKDTVIIMTSNAGTGVKSVNVGFNQDAHESVSTLENLSDYFKPEFLNRFDAIIEFNELTKENLLEIVDLMLHELQETIAEHEISITITDEAKQKLVELGYDPRFGARPLRRVIQDKIEDQLTDLILENEDVKNVHVDVVDNEIVVKQA, from the coding sequence ATGCTTTGTCAAAACTGTAAAAAGAACGAAGCGAATATTAATGTAGCTATGCAAATTAACAACCAACAAATGCAAATGCATTTGTGTAGAGAGTGCTTCCGTAAACTTCAAGGGCAAATGATGAATTCAAATGATTTCTTTTCCTATTCGCCATTCAATAATGCATTCGGAGCATTTTCTGCATCTGGAAACGAAAATGGCTCTCCCAAAATGGGAACACGGACAAAACAACAAAACGGGTATCAAGGTAATGGGCTTCTTGATCAGCTAGGTAAAAACTTATCCCACGAAGCAAGATCTGGAGCAATTGATCCTGTAATTGGTCGAGATAATGAAGTAAAACGTGTTATTGAAACATTGAACCGCAGAAATAAAAATAACCCGGTATTAATTGGTGAACCTGGTGTAGGTAAAACAGCAATAGCGGAAGGACTAGCCTTGAAAATTGCTGAAGGTGATGTTCCTACTAAACTGCTTAATAAAGAAATTTACACACTTGATGTAGCATCACTAGTAGCGAATACTGGAATTCGCGGACAATTTGAAGAACGGATGAAACAATTAATTCAGGAATTACAAGAACGTCAAGATGTTATTTTATTTGTTGACGAAATTCATTTAATTGTAGGAGCTGGAACAGCAGAAAGTTCACAAATGGATGCTGGAAACATACTTAAACCAGCACTTGCAAGAGGAGACATTCAATTAATTGGAGCGACGACCCTAAAAGAATACCGTCAAATTGAAAAAGATGCTGCTCTTGAACGACGACTACAACCAATCATTGTTGAAGAACCAACACCTGAAGAAGCCGTTCAGATTCTACAAGGAATAAAAGACCGTTATGAGAAATTTCATGAGGTGCGTTATTCTGATGAAGCTATTGAAGCTTGTGTGAACTTGTCAAAACGATATATCCAAGATCGTTATTTACCAGATAAAGCGATTGATTTAATGGATGAAGTTGGTTCCCGGTTAAACCTAGCTAATTCATCTAAGGATTCTGAGTCTATTCGTCAACGCTTAGAGGAAATTACGAAAGAAAAAGAAGCAGCAGCAGAGCGTGAAGATTATGAACGCGCTGCTCACTTACGTTATCAAGAAATACAATTACAAAAACAATTGGAAAAAGCAAAAGGAGAAGAGCAAGTTATTGATGTAGATATTTCAGATATTCAATTAATTGTAGAAGAAAAAACAGGAATTCCTGTAACGAAACTACAAGCCGATGAACAAGAAAAAATGAAAAATCTTGCTAAAAACCTAGGAGCTAAAGTAATTGGGCAAAAAGAAGCAGTAGATAAGGTGGCAAAAGCGATTCGCCGTAGCAGAGCAGGCTTAAAGTCGAAAGAACGTCCAATTGGATCATTTCTATTTGTTGGTCCAACAGGGGTTGGAAAAACAGAATTGACAAAAGTGCTTGCTGAAGAACTATTTGGTTCAAGAGATTCACTCATCCGACTTGATATGAGTGAATATATGGAAAAACATGCCGTTTCTAAAATTATTGGTTCCCCTCCAGGCTATGTAGGACATGAGGAAGCTGGTCAATTAACAGAAAAAGTGCGTAGAAATCCTTACTCCATCATCTTGCTTGATGAAATTGAAAAGGCACACCCAGATGTTCAAAACATGTTTCTACAAATTATGGAGGACGGTCATTTAACAGATTCACAAGGAAGAACTGTCAGCTTCAAAGACACAGTAATCATCATGACAAGTAACGCTGGAACAGGGGTTAAATCAGTAAATGTAGGATTTAATCAAGATGCACATGAATCTGTTTCCACATTAGAGAACTTAAGTGATTACTTCAAACCAGAATTCTTAAACCGCTTTGATGCGATTATTGAATTTAATGAGTTGACGAAAGAAAACTTGTTGGAAATTGTTGATCTAATGCTCCATGAACTACAGGAGACAATTGCAGAACATGAAATTTCTATCACTATAACAGATGAAGCAAAGCAAAAATTGGTAGAGCTAGGTTATGATCCACGTTTTGGTGCACGACCTTTGCGTAGGGTAATACAAGATAAAATTGAAGATCAATTAACAGATCTCATTTTAGAAAATGAGGACGTGAAAAATGTTCACGTAGACGTTGTAGATAATGAAATTGTCGTAAAACAAGCATAA
- a CDS encoding Arc family DNA binding domain-containing protein, translating into MSKKKSFPLRIDPKLYEILQIWAKDEFRSVNSHLEFLLREAAKKAGRLPKSQDKKIGED; encoded by the coding sequence ATGTCTAAAAAGAAAAGCTTTCCGTTACGGATTGATCCAAAGCTGTATGAAATTTTGCAAATTTGGGCCAAAGATGAATTTCGCAGTGTAAATAGTCATTTGGAATTCTTGTTACGAGAAGCAGCAAAAAAAGCGGGGAGATTACCAAAGAGCCAAGATAAAAAAATAGGGGAAGACTAA
- a CDS encoding TIGR01777 family oxidoreductase: MNILITGGTGFVGNALTSYFHKRNDHVYILTRSPQKHANLEKTTFIGYDHPPRELPAMQVVINLAGESLFGYWTKAKKERIINSRITTTKKLIAFIQELPKLPGVFISGSAVGYYGTSEDLMFSENTTKPGDDFLAKVTVQWENTAKEAETLGIRTVFTRFGIVLGNEGALPFMSLPVKLFVGGKIGNGEQWISWIHIEDAVRLIAYCIDNERITGPVNITAPHPKQNKAYIRTLANVLHRPYWLPVPSLFVFSVLGEMAQLITKGQYVIPQKALDYQFSFSFPYLEEALRQIVRSSKSK; the protein is encoded by the coding sequence ATGAACATTTTAATTACTGGAGGAACTGGTTTTGTAGGAAATGCACTTACCAGCTATTTTCACAAGCGAAATGATCACGTGTACATACTAACACGTTCACCGCAAAAGCATGCCAATTTAGAAAAGACGACGTTTATTGGATACGATCACCCTCCAAGAGAATTACCTGCAATGCAAGTAGTCATCAACCTAGCCGGAGAATCATTATTTGGATATTGGACAAAAGCAAAAAAAGAGAGAATTATAAATAGTCGCATCACAACTACTAAAAAACTAATTGCATTTATACAGGAACTTCCCAAACTTCCTGGTGTTTTTATTAGTGGTTCAGCAGTAGGCTATTACGGTACATCAGAAGATCTGATGTTCTCAGAAAACACTACTAAACCAGGAGATGACTTTCTCGCAAAGGTTACTGTGCAATGGGAAAATACAGCAAAGGAGGCGGAAACACTTGGAATTCGTACCGTATTTACTCGATTTGGAATTGTATTGGGAAATGAAGGAGCATTACCTTTCATGAGTCTTCCCGTAAAGTTATTTGTTGGAGGAAAAATTGGTAACGGAGAGCAGTGGATCTCTTGGATTCATATAGAGGATGCAGTTAGGCTTATTGCATATTGTATAGATAACGAAAGAATAACTGGTCCAGTAAATATAACTGCTCCCCATCCAAAACAAAATAAAGCATATATACGTACTTTAGCTAATGTATTACATCGTCCTTATTGGCTACCCGTTCCGTCTCTTTTCGTATTTTCCGTCTTAGGAGAGATGGCACAGTTAATCACGAAGGGGCAGTATGTTATCCCCCAAAAAGCATTAGACTACCAGTTTTCTTTCTCCTTTCCCTATTTAGAAGAAGCACTGCGGCAAATAGTACGTTCTTCCAAGTCCAAGTAG
- a CDS encoding ABC transporter ATP-binding protein produces MTLLSVSNLSKKFNATFAVKNVNYLFTPHKCIALIGPNGAGKTTTLQMIAGLLTPTSGNIEFEQRKEIDRRKLIGYLPQHPVFYPWMTGNEFLKFSGQLGGLSKGEATKRCEELLEIVGIADAKDKRIGNYSGGMKQRLGIAQAIIHKPKLVMLDEPVSALDPIGRREILSLMEKLKTEMTVLFSTHILSDADEISDELLLLRNGEVIESGSMKELRHKYQTTKISLQFAECQAFYQEKVAALPAVRDTLTDKDSVQVLTNNITKARKEILQLAGKENWPIITFQIQQVSLEEMFMKAVNNK; encoded by the coding sequence ATGACATTACTTTCGGTCTCAAATTTATCTAAAAAGTTCAATGCTACATTTGCAGTTAAAAACGTAAATTATCTGTTTACTCCTCATAAATGCATCGCTTTAATTGGTCCTAATGGTGCTGGTAAAACAACTACATTACAAATGATTGCCGGCTTACTTACTCCTACATCCGGAAACATCGAATTTGAACAAAGAAAGGAGATTGACAGGCGTAAATTAATTGGTTATTTACCGCAGCATCCTGTATTCTACCCGTGGATGACAGGCAATGAATTCTTGAAATTTAGTGGACAATTGGGTGGGTTATCTAAAGGAGAAGCAACGAAAAGATGTGAAGAACTTCTTGAAATAGTAGGGATTGCCGATGCAAAAGATAAGCGAATTGGAAATTATTCTGGTGGAATGAAGCAGCGACTTGGGATTGCTCAAGCAATTATTCATAAGCCCAAGTTAGTCATGCTTGATGAACCCGTCTCCGCACTTGACCCAATCGGTCGTCGAGAAATTCTTTCTTTAATGGAAAAACTAAAAACAGAGATGACAGTCTTATTTTCAACGCATATTTTAAGTGATGCTGATGAAATTAGTGATGAATTGCTTTTGCTTCGGAATGGAGAAGTCATTGAATCCGGATCGATGAAAGAGTTACGCCACAAATATCAAACAACAAAAATATCGCTGCAATTTGCAGAATGTCAAGCTTTTTATCAAGAAAAAGTAGCAGCACTTCCTGCAGTACGTGACACATTGACAGATAAGGACTCTGTTCAGGTTTTGACTAATAACATAACGAAAGCTCGGAAAGAAATTTTGCAATTAGCAGGTAAGGAAAATTGGCCAATAATAACTTTTCAAATCCAGCAGGTCTCACTCGAAGAAATGTTTATGAAGGCGGTGAACAATAAATGA
- a CDS encoding SPFH domain-containing protein: protein MKEKSAWTLNGYVGILIIAAILAGTAFSFIKGQFILGIICLIVAITLASGITLVQPNQSAVVIFLGKYMGSIRNEGIVITVPFSIRKMVSLRVRNFNSNRLKVNDVNGNPIEIAAVIVFKVVDSAKAVFDVDRYEQFVEIQSETAIRAVATKYPYDTFSDEELSLRGNAEEVSNELKVELQERLKVAGVEVIETRLTHLAYSTEIAQAMLQRQQASAIIAARKLIVEGAVGMVQDAIAQLEKDGAVELDDERRVAMANNLLVSIVSDHGTQPVINTGSLYQ, encoded by the coding sequence ATGAAGGAAAAATCGGCATGGACATTAAATGGATATGTTGGGATTTTGATTATTGCGGCAATATTGGCAGGTACTGCGTTTAGCTTTATTAAAGGACAGTTTATTCTAGGTATCATTTGTTTGATTGTAGCTATTACATTAGCCAGTGGGATTACATTAGTACAACCAAATCAATCTGCTGTCGTAATTTTTCTTGGGAAATATATGGGAAGCATTCGTAACGAAGGAATTGTTATTACCGTTCCATTTTCAATTAGAAAAATGGTTTCTTTACGAGTTAGAAACTTTAACAGTAATCGGCTAAAGGTAAACGATGTAAATGGAAACCCAATTGAGATTGCTGCTGTGATCGTATTTAAAGTTGTTGATAGTGCAAAAGCAGTATTTGATGTTGACCGCTATGAGCAGTTTGTAGAAATCCAAAGTGAAACAGCCATTCGCGCTGTTGCAACCAAGTACCCTTATGATACTTTCTCAGATGAAGAATTATCACTAAGAGGAAATGCTGAAGAGGTATCGAATGAGTTAAAAGTAGAGTTACAGGAGCGACTAAAGGTTGCTGGTGTAGAAGTGATCGAAACGCGTTTAACTCATCTTGCCTATTCAACAGAAATTGCCCAAGCTATGCTGCAACGTCAGCAGGCTAGTGCAATTATTGCTGCTAGGAAATTAATTGTTGAAGGAGCGGTGGGGATGGTGCAGGATGCTATTGCACAGTTAGAAAAAGATGGTGCTGTAGAATTAGATGATGAACGTCGTGTAGCAATGGCAAATAATTTACTCGTATCGATCGTTTCAGATCATGGTACACAACCTGTTATTAACACAGGATCCCTATACCAATAA
- a CDS encoding ComEC/Rec2 family competence protein, translating into MNKIRMFLGLTVLVFYFCINDYPIHSDEISDMQVHFIDVGQGDSILIKTPHNKHILIDGGPPGAGKKVVAYLRKHRVETIDLLIATHPDIDHIGGLVTVLKQVNVERILDSGKLHTTRHYAKYIQQIQKQKIPVKIAEQDKKINIDPLLDIQVLNTYKKFRTNNQSSIALKVTYKEVDFLFMADVEIQQERQIMKKIKDDTEILKVAHHGSNTSTSLAFLREIKPDEAILTYSKNNHYGHPVKRVVKNLYKVKANIYSTAALGNIVIRTNGETYLVIPEKEPLDSLYAN; encoded by the coding sequence ATGAACAAGATTCGGATGTTCTTAGGTTTAACGGTACTTGTGTTTTACTTTTGTATAAATGATTATCCTATACATAGTGATGAAATTTCAGATATGCAAGTGCATTTTATTGATGTTGGGCAAGGGGACAGCATATTGATTAAAACGCCGCATAATAAGCATATTTTAATTGATGGGGGACCACCAGGTGCTGGAAAAAAAGTAGTTGCTTATTTACGTAAACATCGGGTTGAGACCATTGATTTGTTAATTGCGACACATCCGGATATTGATCATATTGGCGGACTTGTTACAGTTTTGAAGCAAGTGAATGTGGAAAGAATATTAGACTCCGGGAAGCTGCATACAACAAGACATTATGCAAAATATATTCAGCAAATCCAGAAACAAAAAATACCGGTGAAAATCGCTGAACAGGATAAAAAAATCAATATAGATCCACTGCTTGATATTCAAGTACTTAACACGTACAAGAAATTTAGGACTAATAACCAATCCTCGATTGCTTTAAAAGTGACCTATAAGGAAGTTGATTTTTTGTTCATGGCAGATGTAGAAATTCAACAAGAAAGACAAATAATGAAGAAAATTAAGGATGATACAGAAATACTCAAGGTTGCGCACCACGGTTCCAACACAAGTACGTCTTTAGCTTTTTTACGAGAAATTAAACCGGATGAAGCGATTCTAACGTATAGCAAAAATAATCATTATGGTCATCCTGTAAAACGTGTCGTAAAAAATTTATACAAAGTGAAGGCAAATATTTATTCTACTGCTGCTTTAGGAAATATTGTTATTCGTACAAATGGGGAAACGTATCTAGTTATTCCAGAAAAAGAGCCACTCGATTCCTTATATGCTAATTGA